The Ensifer adhaerens genome has a segment encoding these proteins:
- a CDS encoding transcriptional regulator, y4mF family: protein MEKIKDTKSLGMLVRQERKQQGLTQEQLAGVIGVGVRFLRELEAGKESCQIGRAMQVLAGLGLVVSVGRRQGPRS, encoded by the coding sequence ATGGAAAAGATCAAAGATACGAAAAGCCTCGGCATGCTGGTCCGTCAGGAGCGCAAACAGCAAGGGTTAACCCAGGAGCAACTCGCCGGGGTGATTGGTGTGGGCGTACGGTTTCTGCGTGAACTCGAGGCCGGAAAAGAGAGCTGCCAGATTGGCCGTGCGATGCAAGTCTTGGCCGGTCTTGGTCTCGTTGTTTCCGTCGGGCGTCGCCAGGGTCCGCGATCATGA
- a CDS encoding serine/threonine-protein kinase HipA — protein MTRVLDVYFRDTKAGVLGRLDDGLLTFTYDGAYLLDQRSRAISFSMPLQEEPFGDQVVRPFFSGLLPDEGARQRLAGALGLSAGNAFGLLEVIGGECAGALSLYPTGAAPETPRPSQAEILTSERLDEILSRLRTRPLLAGDEGIRLSLAGAQDKLAVIVDGDSIALARDGRPTTHILKPVIQALEGTVENEYFCMRLAARLKLPVPHVEIRLDGATAFLLVERYDRTKAADGIIERLHQEDFCQALSVPPELKYEAEGGPGTERAIRLIDQACARPVADRLQFIRMLIFHYLVGNADAHGKNYALLYGSNEPDLAPIYDVVCTAV, from the coding sequence ATGACCCGCGTCTTGGACGTCTATTTTCGCGACACCAAGGCGGGCGTGCTCGGCCGGCTTGACGACGGCCTGCTGACTTTCACTTATGACGGCGCGTATCTCCTGGACCAACGATCGCGTGCGATCTCATTCTCGATGCCCCTGCAAGAAGAGCCCTTTGGTGATCAGGTGGTGCGCCCGTTTTTCTCCGGTCTATTGCCGGACGAAGGCGCGCGGCAACGCCTAGCCGGCGCGCTCGGCCTTTCGGCAGGCAATGCCTTCGGGCTGCTGGAAGTTATCGGCGGCGAATGCGCAGGTGCCTTGTCACTCTATCCCACCGGCGCGGCACCCGAAACTCCCCGCCCGTCCCAAGCAGAAATCCTCACTTCGGAACGTCTGGATGAAATTCTCAGCAGGCTGCGGACCCGGCCTTTGCTTGCCGGCGACGAGGGTATTCGCCTATCGCTCGCCGGCGCGCAGGATAAACTGGCGGTCATTGTCGATGGGGATTCCATTGCCTTGGCGAGAGATGGTCGACCTACGACCCATATCTTGAAACCGGTCATCCAGGCGCTGGAAGGCACGGTAGAGAACGAGTATTTTTGTATGCGGCTGGCTGCCCGCCTCAAGCTGCCGGTACCCCATGTCGAGATACGTCTAGACGGGGCGACTGCCTTTCTCCTGGTGGAACGTTATGATCGGACGAAGGCTGCAGACGGCATCATTGAGCGTCTACACCAAGAAGACTTTTGTCAGGCCCTTAGCGTACCGCCGGAACTGAAGTATGAGGCCGAGGGCGGACCGGGTACAGAACGGGCTATCAGGCTGATCGACCAGGCCTGCGCTAGACCTGTCGCGGATCGTTTACAGTTCATCCGCATGCTGATCTTCCATTATCTCGTCGGCAACGCCGATGCCCACGGCAAGAATTACGCCCTGCTTTATGGCTCAAATGAACCGGATCTGGCCCCGATCTACGATGTAGTTTGCACGGCTGTGTAG